The following proteins are encoded in a genomic region of Synechococcus sp. CBW1002:
- a CDS encoding HlyD family efflux transporter periplasmic adaptor subunit — protein MASLDCAPRLLPMALVTGLTGAWALSPAVAVKVEGSAVLLQPESRSGFYARSPGQVQQLHRRIGDVVQRGDLLASLSRLDQAAAGAGAVGPNPNALVRQGEALTRQQEAIRAQIAALRTSNQPVLKQLQALENLRREEVIPRYSPLWVGAQDLYLRNQSQIKALEAQLAQIDASRAELEAQREGQDVLAPRSGRLLSLSVSPGQAVLPGQRLGTLGPGPREESRPRLATALFSDADAVRLRPGAAIQLDPLLQTRDRYGGTSQRFGSLEGRILAISPATADLAEVSRAVGDPELAESLIARSRQAAVGEGGDPLATATDKITAPVQLVTVALEAAATPSGLRWSSGQGPDLPLENGTPAKAKVEVERRSLVSFVLPFLRWLGGAER, from the coding sequence ATGGCCAGCTTGGATTGTGCCCCACGTCTGTTGCCGATGGCCCTGGTGACCGGATTGACGGGTGCTTGGGCTCTGTCACCGGCTGTAGCGGTGAAGGTCGAGGGCAGTGCCGTGCTGCTCCAACCCGAAAGCCGATCGGGATTTTATGCACGGTCACCGGGCCAGGTGCAGCAACTGCATCGGCGCATCGGTGATGTGGTGCAGCGGGGTGATCTGCTGGCCAGTCTGAGTCGGTTGGACCAGGCGGCGGCGGGTGCGGGTGCGGTAGGACCCAATCCCAATGCCCTGGTCCGCCAGGGAGAGGCGCTCACCCGCCAGCAGGAGGCGATTCGTGCCCAGATCGCGGCCCTTCGCACGTCGAATCAGCCGGTGCTGAAGCAACTGCAGGCCCTGGAGAACCTGCGCCGCGAGGAGGTCATCCCCCGTTACAGCCCCCTGTGGGTGGGAGCGCAGGACCTCTATCTCCGCAACCAGAGCCAGATCAAGGCCCTGGAGGCGCAATTGGCCCAGATCGATGCCAGTCGCGCCGAACTGGAGGCCCAGCGGGAGGGCCAGGATGTGCTGGCACCCCGCTCCGGCCGGCTGCTGAGTCTGTCGGTGAGTCCGGGCCAGGCGGTTCTGCCGGGACAGCGGCTGGGCACCCTCGGGCCCGGCCCCCGGGAGGAAAGCCGGCCTCGCCTGGCCACGGCCCTGTTCAGTGATGCCGACGCCGTGAGGCTGCGCCCGGGAGCGGCGATTCAGCTCGATCCCCTCCTGCAGACGCGCGATCGTTACGGAGGAACCTCCCAGCGCTTCGGCTCACTGGAGGGGCGCATCCTGGCCATTTCACCCGCCACGGCCGACCTGGCGGAGGTGAGCCGGGCCGTGGGTGATCCCGAGCTGGCCGAGAGCCTGATCGCCCGCAGCCGTCAGGCCGCCGTCGGCGAAGGTGGCGATCCCCTGGCCACCGCAACCGACAAGATCACCGCTCCGGTGCAACTGGTCACCGTGGCGCTGGAAGCCGCCGCCACCCCCAGTGGCCTGCGCTGGAGCAGCGGTCAGGGCCCCGATCTGCCCCTGGAGAACGGCACGCCCGCCAAGGCCAAGGTGGAGGTGGAGCGCCGTTCTCTGGTGAGTTTCGTGTTGCCGTTCCTCCGCTGGCTGGGGGGGGCGGAGCGATGA